From the Saccharomycodes ludwigii strain NBRC 1722 chromosome I, whole genome shotgun sequence genome, one window contains:
- the CHP1 gene encoding ribosome-associated Tef1p biogenesis chaperone CHP1 (similar to Saccharomyces cerevisiae YPL225W | protein of unknown function), with protein sequence MSVSQFDAENADNLEDIEKQFAVVAVEQAEAYWSLLTKVPGSKLKLTRYDDEIYEKFIEHFPEYSDIEKIKKFEEADLKNKEAKDKWRKFIKLFEKKVDDFNFGTLLRTDASSKYGQFTTCFVVRLQFYCFEIARNRHGLNDWISKSK encoded by the coding sequence ATGTCTGTTTCACAATTTGATGCTGAAAATGCCGATAACTTAGAAGATATTGAAAAGCAatttgctgttgttgctgtaGAACAAGCAGAAGCTTATTGGAGTTTATTGACCAAAGTGCCAGGTTCTAAGTTAAAGTTAACCAGatatgatgatgaaatttatgaaaaatttattgaacaTTTCCCAGAATATTCcgatattgaaaaaatcaaaaaatttgaagaaGCAGATCTAAAGAATAAGGAAGCCAAGGATAAATGgagaaaatttataaaattgtttgaaaagaaagttGATGATTTCAATTTTGGTACTTTATTAAGAACCGATGCCTCTTCTAAATATGGTCAATTCACCACATGTTTTGTTGTTAGATTGCAATTTTACTGTTTTGAAATTGCTAGAAACAGACATGGCTTGAATGATTGGATTAgcaaaagtaaataa
- the FPY1 gene encoding flavin adenine dinucleotide pyrophosphatase (similar to Saccharomyces cerevisiae YMR178W | protein of unknown function), whose protein sequence is MSNINVSAAILIIGDEVLNGKITDTNSRYFAKYCYNLGIPLREISTIGDDLIQIETSIKRLSLENDLIVTSGGIGSTHDDITYESISKAFNLPCLLNQECVARMERINQPTKRFQGQALKDHYRMATLPTGDIVKNYYVDEKMWVPVCSIDKKVYILPGIPQLFEKLLELMKPNFQKIYQLKDVHYLRYFVKTPYGESYFASFLRELQENANKVSKNIKLGSYPHFGMGFNTISILGSESDKAELEKIKKLVIAKLKGEEVSSQDEDNYSNQRKDKL, encoded by the coding sequence ATGTCCAACATTAATGTTTCAGCAGCTATTCTTATTATAGGGGATGAAGTTTTAAATGGTAAGATAACAGATACAAACTCGAGGTATTTTGCCAAGTACTGCTATAACTTGGGGATTCCATTGAGAGAAATTTCAACCATCGGGGATGATCTGATACAAATCGAAACTTCTATTAAACGGTTGAGCTTAGAAAATGATCTGATTGTTACCTCTGGAGGTATTGGTAGCACACATGATGATATCACTTATGAATCTATTTCAAAAGCTTTTAATTTGCCTTGCTTATTGAATCAAGAATGTGTTGCTAGAATGGAAAGAATCAACCAACCAACCAAAAGATTTCAAGGTCAAGCCTTAAAGGACCATTACAGGATGGCAACTTTGCCAACAGGTGACattgtaaaaaattattacgTGGATGAAAAAATGTGGGTTCCAGTTTGTTCTATTGACAAAAAGGTTTACATATTGCCTGGTATCCCtcaattatttgaaaaattattggagTTGATGAAGCCaaactttcaaaaaatttaccaGCTAAAAGATGTTCATTATTTAAGATATTTTGTTAAGACTCCATATGGCGAATCTTATTTTGCTAGTTTTCTACGTGAATTACAGGAAAATGCAAATAAAGTTTCTAAAAACATCAAACTAGGTTCTTATCCTCATTTTGGTATGGGTTTCAATACCATTAGTATCTTGGGTAGTGAAAGTGATAAAGCcgaattagaaaaaatcaaaaaattggtCATTGCAAAACTAAAGGGTGAAGAGGTTAGTTCTCAAGACGAAGATAACTATTCAAATCAAAGAAAAGACAAGTTATGa
- the NEW1 gene encoding New1p (similar to Saccharomyces cerevisiae YPL226W | NEW1 | Nu+) — MAPPKKFVSLDSYLDKKPEDPAMVSSPYGGYFKNPHSGGSYNNNSNNNYQANNKHNNQKNMGYQPYKNYNTHQYNNGNNGYQAYKEPETLQDNNIIKVKPKNFAVAKSATLLQSNNNANEVDKLFKDLKISDDFLKTELSLLIQSSTISECKTVILSIIDKINSMDLKYKASVIETWKLVEVITKLSKSKNSALLRESSLLFISLLANNVISGNNPQECYLCEFLPITLDSMSDKENIVKRAAQHAIDSIYGCFPVEGLVCSFFYKILEYLKSSAKWTSKIAALKLVDKLREECPSDMLELTFKDAVPILTDIATDFKPELSKHGHKTLLNFVSVLDNLDLSPRYNLIVDTLQDPTKVPNAIKSLSSVTFVAEVTESSLSLLVPILSRSLKNIGSASQEQLRQTVIVIENLTRLVNNHLEIESFIPDLEPIVKKVVEMASLPEVRDLASKALHVLNDDTELKNGRFPGRITEKQGREFLIKNLTLDYFENNETIITYITKLITLDANVNDWKSLSSYLKLFCSEEKVDNLLAKLRTTFDADRGISRDDDEAGAVEIVNADFSLAYGTRMLLNKTNLRLLKGHRYGLCGRNGAGKSTLMRSINNGQLEGFPDRNTVRTCFVEHKIQESEANMDLVTFIAQDPELGSASPEEISKALEEVGFNEERRNQSVGSLSGGWKMKLELARAMLLKADVLLLDEPTNHLDVSNVQWLEDYLLKHTNITSLLVSHDSRFLDAVCTDIIHYENKKLVYYKGNLAAFVEQKPEAKSYYTLSDSNATMRFPPPGILSGVKSNTRSVAKVTDISFSYPGATKPSLENVSCSLSLSSRVAVLGPNGAGKSTLIKLLTGELVPDSGKVEKHPNLRIGYIAQHALQHVNEHKEKTANQYLQWRYQFGEDREVVLKESRKISQQETEIMKKEIDIQDGRGKRQIEAIVGRQKYRKSFQYEIKWRYWKPKYNSWVGKEFLEKEGFGKLVQKFDDFEASREGLGYRELIPSVITKHFEGVGLDAEITNHTPLGSLSGGQLVKVVIAGAMWNNPHLLVLDEPTNYLDRDSLGALAVAIREWSGGVVMISHNNEFVGALCPEQWHVADGKLVQKGVTAIDQSRFEDGGNENAHGLKNAMAKGSNIEDDDSPANIKVRRRKKKLTRNEKKLQAERRRLRYIEWLSSPKGTPKPVNTDDEDEGDE; from the coding sequence atggctCCCCCAAAGAAATTTGTTTCTTTGGATTCTTATCTAGATAAAAAACCAGAAGACCCTGCTATGGTGTCTTCTCCATACGGtggatattttaaaaacccACACTCAGGCGGtagttataataataatagtaataataattatcaaGCCAATAACAAACacaataatcaaaaaaatatgggaTATCAaccatataaaaattataacacCCATCAATACAATAACGGTAACAATGGTTACCAAGCATACAAAGAACCAGAGACTTTACAAGATAACAACATAATTAAAGTAAAGccaaaaaattttgctGTTGCCAAGTCCGCCACTCTTCTTCAgagtaacaataatgctAATGAAGTGGATAAGCTTTtcaaagatttaaaaatttccgatgattttttgaaaacagAACTGAGTTTACTAATTCAGTCCTCTACAATATCCGAATGCAAAACCGTAATTTTGAGTATTATCGACAAGATTAACTCTAtggatttaaaatataaggCCTCGGTAATTGAAACCTGGAAACTTGTTGAGGTAATCACCAAATTATCCAAAAGCAAGAATTCCGCTTTGTTGAGAGAAAGTTCGTTGCTATTTATTTCTCTATTAGctaataatgttatttCAGGGAACAACCCTCAAGAGTGCTACTTATGCGAATTTTTACCCATTACTTTGGATTCCATGAGTGATAAAGAGAATATTGTTAAACGAGCCGCTCAACATGCTATTGACTCTATTTATGGGTGTTTCCCAGTTGAAGGTCTTGTTTGCagctttttttataaaattctagaatatttgaaaagttCCGCCAAATGGACATCTAAGATCGCCGCTTTGAAATTGGTTGATAAATTAAGGGAAGAGTGTCCGAGCGATATGCTAGAGTTAACTTTTAAGGATGCTGTCCCAATTTTAACTGATATTGCAACTGATTTTAAACCGGAGTTAAGTAAACATGGTCATAAgactttattaaattttgttaGCGTTTTAGATAATTTAGATTTATCCCCACGTTACAATTTAATTGTTGATACATTACAAGATCCAACCAAAGTTCCAAATGCCATCAAATCATTAAGCAGTGTTACCTTTGTTGCCGAAGTTACCGAGTCATCACTAAGTTTATTGGTTCCCATCTTATCTAGgtctttgaaaaatattggttCTGCTTCCCAAGAACAATTAAGACAAACTGTTATagttattgaaaatttaaCAAGATTAGTCAATAATCATTTGGAAATTGAAAGTTTTATCCCAGATTTAGAACCAATTGTCAAAAAAGTGGTTGAAATGGCCTCTTTGCCAGAAGTTAGAGACTTGGCCTCTAAAGCATTGCACGTTTTAAACGATGACactgaattgaaaaatggtAGATTTCCCGGTAGAATCACCGAAAAACAAGGCAGGGAATTccttattaaaaatttaactcTAGactattttgaaaataacgAAACTATCATCACGTATATAACAAAGTTAATCACTTTGGATGCCAACGTCAATGATTGGAAGTCGTTATCTTCCTACTTAAAGTTATTCTGTAGTGAAGAAAAAGTTGACAACTTACTAGCTAAATTGAGAACAACATTTGATGCTGATCGAGGTATTAGCagagatgatgatgaagcaGGTGCCGTTGAGATCGTTAACGCTGATTTTTCTTTAGCATATGGTACAAGAatgttattaaataaaactaatTTAAGACTATTGAAGGGACACAGATATGGTTTATGTGGTAGAAATGGTGCTGGTAAATCTACTTTGATGAGGtctattaataatggtCAATTAGAAGGTTTCCCAGACAGAAACACAGTTAGAACATGTTTTGTTGAACACAAGATCCAAGAAAGTGAAGCTAACATGGATTTGGTTACGTTTATTGCACAAGATCCTGAATTGGGCTCTGCATCTCCTGAGGAAATTTCTAAAGCTTTGGAAGAAGTTGGTTTCAATGAGGAAAGAAGAAATCAATCGGTTGGTTCTTTATCAGGTGGttggaaaatgaaattagAATTGGCTAGAGCTATGTTATTGAAAGCTGATGTTTTATTGTTGGATGAACCCACTAACCATTTGGATGTTTCCAATGTTCAATGGTTGGAAGACTATTTGTTAAAACATACTAATATTACTTCTTTACTTGTTTCTCATGACTCAAGATTTCTAGATGCTGTATGTACTGATATCATTCACTacgaaaataaaaaattagtttATTACAAGGGTAACTTAGCTGCATTTGTTGAACAAAAACCTGAAGCCAAATCGTACTATACTTTGAGTGATTCCAACGCCACTATGAGATTCCCACCACCGGGTATTTTAAGTGGGGTGAAGTCGAATACCAGATCCGTTGCTAAAGTGACTGATATCAGTTTTAGCTATCCAGGTGCTACCAAACCATCTTTAGAAAACGTTTCCTGTTCACTATCCCTAAGTTCCCGTGTCGCGGTTCTAGGTCCAAATGGTGCTGGTAAATCCACTTTGATCAAATTATTGACTGGAGAATTAGTTCCAGACTCTGGTAAAGTGGAAAAGCACCCCAATCTACGTATTGGTTATATTGCACAACACGCTTTGCAACACGTCAATGAacataaagaaaaaactgCTAACCAGTATTTGCAATGGCGTTATCAATTTGGTGAGGATCGTGAAGTTGTTTTGAAGGAAAGTAGAAAGATTTCCCAGCAGGAAACTGAGATTatgaaaaaggaaattgaCATTCAAGATGGCAGGGGCAAAAGACAAATCGAGGCAATTGTTGGTAGACAAAAATACAGGAAATCTTTTCAATACGAAATTAAATGGAGATATTGGAAGCCCAAGTACAATTCCTGGGTCGGCAAAgaatttttagaaaaagaggGTTTTGGCAAGCTAGTTCAAAAATTCGATGATTTTGAGGCATCGAGAGAAGGTCTAGGTTATCGTGAATTGATTCCAAGTGTTATCACAAAGCATTTTGAGGGGGTTGGTTTAGATGCTGAAATCACTAACCACACCCCTCTAGGGTCTTTATCTGGTGGCCAATTGGTTAAAGTTGTTATTGCCGGTGCTATGTGGAATAATCCACATTTACTAGTCTTGGATGAACCCACCAATTATTTAGATAGAGACTCGTTAGGGGCCTTAGCTGTTGCTATTCGTGAATGGAGTGGTGGTGTTGTCATGATTTCACACAATAACGAATTTGTTGGAGCTTTATGTCCTGAACAATGGCATGTTGCTGATGGTAAATTGGTCCAAAAAGGTGTTACCGCAATTGACCAGAGTAGATTCGAAGATGGTGGTAATGAAAATGCCCATGGTTTGAAGAATGCTATGGCTAAAGGTTCTAAtattgaagatgatgaCTCCCCAGCCAATATTAAAgttagaagaagaaagaagaaattaacaagaaatgaaaagaagTTACAAGCAGAACGTCGCCGTCTACGTTACATTGAATGGTTATCTTCTCCAAAAGGTACTCCAAAACCGGTTAACactgatgatgaagatgaaggtGACGAGTAG
- the SPT21 gene encoding Spt21p (similar to Saccharomyces cerevisiae YMR179W | SPT21 | SuPpressor of Ty), producing the protein MHNNEANENQTPMILKVLYTVDNELTPFLSRSKAPVQVAVTAFPSTNILKGKPDNTNDNSITQIQIGIIDLQSVLNQVYSNSPELFEISTNTTLNNNMPLDFNIYYKDIIEDGEPFVSLGLLSNIFDPINSFDNKNKNQMIIGRVCTNFAALFRKNGFLQTNDILEIKLRFSKVKKSSAINSVVNSRRPSVSKSQTMIAGSRSFNSNPTGKKVKRITNPKPAPKACKTQSLPIWNTQLAQQMQTTKKTFKPSIINKILKADQKNSINNITISNNNNNNNNNNNNSPTNTTTEHFFSIQDRNTVTNTNNNNDVVIANDVSKRFDFLDNLPTSKRLKKIPNKKTSASSTTAHNNINSVKKLMNSTENNDRKQSMLAQNGNKNNKLASNKARTPELVDKMTTKYYNNNNHHFTGKSGVQDIGPLSIEQDFSVDDEVLEDDYEDIPTNVIENSESRLDILNNSTFKTNSIYGKNSFNNTHRNSNKENLPPPLNEREISPYTQYTDIKNLDLLFGKNMTYIEELVYTKYNNNVDNKAFGIINNSKTNNNANPSMDDFNHNDEWLLKNLLNDTDFNNSPKKKMLSADFIATNKIKNANSPHSTTVNNIGNNMVETTDSNSYYCNKGGNTRSSPDLPSLSAMIGLVKNNPVGNNSDDDEESASKCGFNIKCKDKQRIYNEDEDDEVEEFGEDSSITLKKRRIMPSSPPNDNNSGQDANDPGLRINAKRSSFGSSSSVNITSNSLVEDENDDLKSDAIKTFHTIMSGGVGACINTDNTSNSSPLTTLTNASYNTKPNNNEKVSFPSTMTTPIIEMDMFEQPRSN; encoded by the coding sequence ATGCATAATAACGAGGCTAATGAAAACCAAACCCCTATGATTTTAAAGGTTCTGTATACTGTAGACAATGAGTTAACTCCATTTTTATCTCGTAGTAAAGCACCAGTCCAAGTTGCGGTCACTGCATTTCCTTcaacaaatatattaaaggGCAAACCTGATAAtactaatgataatagtaTTACACAAATACAAATTGGAATAATCGATTTACAAAGTGTTTTAAACCAAGTATATTCCAATTCGCCTGAGTTATTTGAAATAAGTACCAACACtacattaaataataatatgcCTCtagattttaatatttattacaaGGATATAATAGAGGATGGCGAACCATTTGTTAGTTTAGGTTTATTATCTAACATTTTTGATCCAATAAATAGTTttgacaataaaaataaaaaccaaaTGATTATTGGTCGTGTTTGTACCAATTTTGCTGCTTTATTCAGGAAAAATGGGTTTTTACAAACAAATGATATTTTGGAGATAAAACTACGATTTtccaaagttaaaaaaagtagtgCTATAAATTCAGTTGTTAATAGTAGGAGGCCTAGTGTTTCTAAATCACAAACAATGATAGCTGGTAGTAGATCGTTCAATAGTAATCCTACTGGTAAAAAAGTGAAGAGAATCACTAATCCTAAACCAGCACCAAAAGCTTGTAAAACACAATCATTACCTATTTGGAACACGCAATTGGCTCAGCAAATGCagacaacaaaaaaaacctttAAACCATCTATTATCAACAAGATTTTAAAGGCCGATCAAAAAAACAgcatcaataatattactatatccaataataataataataataataataataataataatagtccAACGAATACTACTACTGAACATTTTTTCTCAATTCAAGATAGGAATACTGTTACCAATAcgaataacaataatgatgtCGTTATAGCAAATGATGTCAGTAAAAGATTTGATTTCCTAGACAATCTTCCCACCAgtaaaagattaaaaaaaattcccaataaaaaaactagtGCGTCCTCCACTACTGCCcacaataatatcaattctgtaaaaaaactaatgaATTCCACAGAAAACAATGACAGGAAGCAATCAATGCTAGCACAGAATGGCaacaagaataataaacttGCATCAAATAAGGCACGTACCCCAGAATTGGTGGATAAAATGACAACAAAGtactacaacaacaataatcatCATTTTACAGGTAAATCAGGCGTTCAAGATATCGGACCATTATCTATTGAACAAGATTTCTCAgttgatgatgaagtaTTAGAAGATGATTATGAAGACATTCCAACAAATGTCATAGAAAATTCAGAAAGTAGATTAGACATTCTAAATAATTCCACGTTTAAAACTAATAGCATATATGGTAAGAATAGTTTTAACAATACTCATCGAAATAgcaataaagaaaatttgcCACCCCCTTTAAACGAAAGAGAAATTTCACCCTATACACAATACActgatataaaaaatttggattTATTGTTTGGTAAAAATATGACGTATATTGAAGAACTGGTTTACactaaatataataataatgtcgATAATAAAGCATTtggtattataaataattcgaaaaccaataataatgcaaaCCCTTCCATGGACGATTTTAATCACAATGATGAATggcttttgaaaaatttgctAAATGATAcagattttaataattcaccgaaaaaaaaaatgttatcaGCAGATTTTATTGCtactaataaaattaagaatGCCAATTCCCCCCACTCAACGactgttaataatataggGAATAATATGGTCGAGACTACAGACAGCAATAGCTATTATTGTAATAAAGGTGGTAACACTAGATCGTCACCAGATTTACCTTCATTGTCTGCTATGATAGGtcttgttaaaaataatccaGTTGGAAATAACtctgatgatgatgaagaaagTGCATCAAAATGTGGGTTTAATATTAAGTGTAAAGACAAACAAAGGATATACAATGAAGATGAGGATGATGAAGTGGAAGAATTTGGTGAAGATAGTTCTATAACCTTAAAAAAACGTAGGATTATGCCTTCTTCTCCAccaaatgataataattccGGACAAGACGCCAATGATCCTGGTTTAAGGATTAACGCTAAGAGATCAAGTTTTGGATCTTCTTCTTCGGTTAATATTACTTCTAATTCTTTGGTTGAAGATGAAAACGATGATTTGAAGAGCGATGCTATTAAAACATTTCACACTATAATGAGTGGTGGTGTTGGTGCTTGTATAAATACAGATAATACTAGCAATAGTTCACCATTGACAACCCTTACAAACGCTAGTTATAATACTAAgccaaataataatgaaaaagttTCCTTTCCAAGTACAATGACTACACCTATAATAGAGATGGATATGTTTGAACAGCCTAGGTCAAACTAA
- the ALG5 gene encoding dolichyl-phosphate beta-glucosyltransferase (similar to Saccharomyces cerevisiae YPL227C | ALG5 | Asparagine-Linked Glycosylation), translating to MQSLITIKHYIIQNFYSLIFTLLVVVLLSVYLLVYIFSHTPRKPHEDELQCSVYDNKSHNIKSKRLKHVLNGSTETDDDASIELSVVVPSYNETGRILVMLQEAIDYLNENFKNKFEIIIVDDGSKDKTAEYCLELSKKFQDKLTNEETGENLLRVVKLVKNRGKGGAVKHGLLHIRGKYGLFADADGASNFKDVSKLLNKIKSEQEKRKRNNGNSHSNPDTGIIAIGSRAHMVNTDAVVKRSFIRNFLMYGLHTLVYIFGIRSIKDTQCGFKLFDRKAIQQVLPYLRTERWIFDVEILILALRKKIVVFEIPISWHEVGGSKVDLARDSINMAIDLVVIRLAYLLGIYKDNVEC from the coding sequence ATGCAatcattaataacaattaaaCATTATATAATACAAAACTTTTACTCCCTTATATTCACTTTATTGGTTGTTGTTCTCCTGTCtgtttatttgttggtttatatattttcacATACCCCAAGGAAGCCACATGAAGATGAGTTACAATGTTCAGTTTACGACAATAAGTCGCATAATATTAAATCCAAAAGATTAAAACATGTCTTAAATGGTTCAACTGAAACTGATGATGATGCATCCATTGAATTGTCTGTTGTTGTTCCTAGCTATAATGAAACCGGTCGGATATTAGTTATGTTACAAGAAGCCattgattatttaaatgaaaattttaaaaacaaatttgaaataattATTGTGGATGATGGTAGCAAAGACAAAACTGCTGAATATTGCTTAGAACTATCCAAAAAATTCCAAGACAAGCTAACTAACGAAGAAACTGGTGAAAATCTATTGCGTGTTGTTAAATTGGTAAAGAATAGAGGTAAGGGTGGCGCTGTAAAGCATGGTTTGTTGCATATCAGGGGTAAATATGGATTATTTGCTGATGCGGATGGTGCAAGCAATTTTAAAGATGTttccaaattattaaataaaattaagagtgaacaagaaaaaagaaaaagaaataatggtaattcCCATTCCAATCCCGATACTggtattattgctattggATCGCGTGCTCATATGGTTAATACTGATGCAGTCGTCAAAAGATCCTTTATTAGAAATTTCTTAATGTACGGTTTACATACTTTGGTTTACATATTCGGTATTAGATCAATTAAGGATACACAATGTGGATTTAAATTGTTTGACAGAAAAGCAATTCAGCAAGTTTTACCATATTTACGTACTGAACGATGGATCTTTGATGTAgaaattttgattttggcattaagaaaaaaaattgttgtttttgaaatacCCATTTCTTGGCATGAAGTGGGTGGATCAAAAGTTGATCTAGCTCGTGATAGCATAAACATGGCAATTGATTTGGTTGTTATAAGATTGGCTTACCTATTGGGCATCTACAAAGATAACGTTGAATGttag
- the CET1 gene encoding polynucleotide 5'-phosphatase (similar to Saccharomyces cerevisiae YPL228W | CET1 | Capping Enzyme Triphosphatase (paralog of YMR180C | CTL1)), with the protein MSLNDIINHDDDNERKEVPSTSTVESKEHGQNSENEKMDTNSEGNITIKESPVGTNNTLNKKPISEKDDETDTDEELGEIVFDKFQFDYDKQEDKKVEDNETLSDANEEKETNNNNKDNIENENKTGDEIVTLTNSSKKRNSTDTKEEELLKLNSKKSKLSQDKRPEATQTEDNANIIVSSISENILPPDAKLQSENKNETLDTDINSTKSHAPKTDDKVEAVLSKDEKHNKQQSKNKIENDLKILNELASSAKPIRYSKAPIWATKWQPTVKVLSGRVNADHAPNKNADGLNDITTFHLDDSFINTIPDDDLTKTVQEWIYATLVGIPKEEHQFLELEMKFGIITSDNDIDRISLPVSTQAVYSEIDGRLTPNINAKCFEELNKYIKGLSDMGENIGKFNVLESMTSDSLYRVGDVSHHQRPRFLRLTRDVETGRAAQFIEKKSISHLLIYSPKDTYDVKLSMNLELPLNPKDEPPEKYEHEQPIHVRHKKRMSYIHNDSVTRFDLTQVISGAGGSREKKRKEETSETFEVELEINTPILIQTFNAIEQDSTKYASVVRTFLNNGTVIRRKLSSLSYEIFEGQKKF; encoded by the coding sequence ATGTCATTgaatgatattattaatcatgatgatgataacgAAAGAAAAGAGGTCCCTTCAACATCCACAGTAGAAAGCAAAGAACACGGACAAAATAGtgaaaacgaaaaaatGGATACTAATTCAGAAGGAAATATCACTATTAAGGAGTCACCAGTTGGTACTAATAACACTCTTAATAAGAAACCAATATCTGAGAAGGATGATGAAACCGATACTGACGAGGAATTGGGTGAGATcgtttttgataaattcCAATTTGATTATGATAAGCAAGAGgataaaaaagttgaagACAATGAAACATTGTCTGATGCTAAtgaggaaaaagaaactaacaataataataaagacaatatagaaaatgaaaataagaCTGGTGATGAAATTGTGACACTGACAAACAGCtcaaaaaagagaaattcTACGGATACTAAGGAAGAGGAACTTTTGAAGTTGAATAGTAAGAAAAGTAAACTTTCACAGGACAAAAGACCAGAGGCGACCCAAACCGAAGATAATGCTAATATCATTGTCTCCTCTATATCTGAAAACATTCTGCCACCTGATGCAAAATTGCAAtctgaaaacaaaaatgaaacaCTGGATACTGATATTAATAGTACTAAGTCACATGCCCCCAAAACCGATGACAAAGTTGAAGCTGTCCTTAGCAAAGATGAAAAACATAATAAGCAACagagtaaaaataaaattgaaaatgacttaaaaattttaaatgaattaGCATCTTCTGCTAAACCTATTAGGTACTCTAAAGCTCCAATCTGGGCTACTAAATGGCAACCAACAGTAAAAGTATTGAGTGGTAGAGTAAATGCTGACCATGCTCCTAATAAGAACGCTGATGGTCTTAATGATATTACCACTTTTCATTTGGACGATTCTTTTATCAACACAATTCCTGATGACGATTTGACCAAGACTGTTCAGGAATGGATCTATGCCACATTGGTTGGTATACCCAAAGAAGAACACCAGTTTTTGGAATTAGAAATGAAATTTGGAATTATAACTTCTGACAACGATATCGACAGAATTTCTCTTCCTGTCTCAACACAGGCAGTGTATTCTGAAATTGATGGTCGTTTAACCCCAAATATTAATGCCAAATGTTTTGAAGAGTTAAACAAATACATTAAAGGTTTGAGTGATATGGGtgaaaatattggaaaatttaATGTTTTGGAAAGTATGACTTCAGATTCATTATACAGAGTTGGTGATGTATCACATCACCAAAGACCTAGATTTTTGAGATTAACAAGAGATGTAGAAACAGGCAGAGCTGCCCAATTtatcgaaaaaaaaagtatctCTCACTTATTGATTTATTCTCCTAAGGACACGTATGATGTTAAACTATCCATGAATTTGGAATTGCCTTTAAACCCTAAAGATGAGCCACCTGAGAAATATGAACACGAACAACCGATACATGTAAGACATAAGAAAAGAATGAGTTATATACATAATGATTCTGTAACTAGATTCGACCTAACACAAGTTATTTCTGGTGCTGGTGGATCTAGggaaaagaagaggaaagAGGAAACTTCTGAAACTTTTGAAGTTGAATTGGAAATAAATACACCAATTTTGATTCAAACGTTTAATGCAATTGAACAAGACTCTACTAAGTATGCTTCTGTAGTAAGaacatttttaaacaaCGGTACAGTTATTAGAAGAAAATTAAGTAGTTTATCATACGAAATATTTGAAGGAcagaaaaagttttaa